The proteins below come from a single Nitrosarchaeum sp. genomic window:
- the cobO gene encoding cob(I)yrinic acid a,c-diamide adenosyltransferase, whose amino-acid sequence MDEKGLTIIYTGKGKGKTTAALGIALRATGYAKKTCMVQFIKGSWHYGEMYSSKRLEPEFEMVAIGKGFVGIIDDKSSKEEHERIAKEAIKISTEKIQSGKYDIVILDEINYAINLGLVKLEDVISLIKSKPSNLDLVLTGNYAKDEIVELADLVTEMREIKHPFQHGIKAKKGIDF is encoded by the coding sequence ATGGATGAAAAGGGATTAACTATAATATACACTGGAAAAGGCAAAGGAAAAACTACTGCTGCCCTAGGAATTGCGTTAAGAGCTACAGGTTATGCAAAAAAGACATGCATGGTACAATTCATCAAAGGTTCATGGCATTATGGTGAGATGTATTCATCAAAGAGATTAGAGCCAGAATTTGAAATGGTAGCTATTGGCAAAGGATTTGTTGGGATTATAGACGATAAGAGCTCCAAAGAAGAACATGAAAGAATAGCAAAAGAGGCAATTAAAATAAGTACTGAAAAAATTCAGTCTGGAAAATACGATATTGTAATTTTAGATGAGATAAACTATGCAATAAATTTAGGCTTAGTGAAACTAGAAGATGTAATTAGTTTGATTAAATCAAAACCAAGTAACCTAGATCTTGTGTTAACAGGAAATTATGCTAAGGATGAAATTGTTGAATTAGCTGACCTAGTCACAGAAATGAGAGAAATAAAACATCCTTTTCAACATGGAATAAAAGCAAAAAAAGGAATTGATTTCTAA
- a CDS encoding cobyrinate a,c-diamide synthase — MKIPRITLAGVTSGVGKTSITCAIIYALQKKGFSVQPFKVGPDYIDPSYLSSISKKETFNLDVWLMGKKHLIESFVSNSKSDVSVIEGVMGYYDGFGGNSNYASTHHVASVIKSPVILILDASKTSRSIAATAIGFQKFHRNSRISGLILNKIGSKKHEILCRQALEKTNLPIIGVIYKNSELNFEARHLGLIPAKEKNLKSKIEKTSKIISNSLDIDKIIQIIKNPFPLPNKSKILLKKSKTTISIALDGSFNFYYRDNLEALRREGADLKFFSPIHDERPPKSDGIYIGGGFPEILGNILEKNHSMKKTIKKVSEENIPIYAECGGLMYLTKSIDYGNKKYKMIGLFDAETKMTKKMKLNYTKGKIISKNNISDKFHNLRGHEFHYSELTSISSDSKFAYELDIGDGIKNHKDGIIQYNTLASYGHLYFDSSNYAKIFVNNCIKNSRR, encoded by the coding sequence TTGAAAATTCCCAGAATTACTTTAGCTGGAGTTACAAGTGGTGTTGGTAAAACATCAATAACATGTGCCATTATCTATGCTTTACAAAAGAAAGGATTTTCAGTGCAACCATTCAAAGTAGGTCCTGATTACATAGATCCAAGTTATCTTTCAAGCATTTCAAAAAAAGAAACATTTAATCTAGATGTATGGTTAATGGGCAAAAAACATCTTATTGAGAGCTTTGTATCTAATTCAAAATCTGATGTTTCTGTAATTGAAGGAGTAATGGGATATTATGATGGGTTTGGAGGAAATTCAAATTATGCTAGCACTCATCATGTTGCATCTGTTATAAAATCACCTGTAATTTTGATATTAGATGCAAGTAAAACTTCTAGATCAATTGCAGCAACAGCAATAGGATTTCAGAAATTTCACAGAAATTCTAGAATTTCAGGTCTTATACTAAATAAAATTGGCAGTAAAAAACATGAAATTCTATGTAGACAGGCACTTGAAAAAACAAACCTTCCAATTATAGGAGTAATTTATAAAAATTCAGAATTAAATTTTGAAGCTAGACACCTTGGATTGATTCCCGCTAAAGAAAAAAATTTAAAATCAAAAATTGAAAAAACATCTAAAATAATCTCAAATTCACTTGACATTGACAAAATTATTCAAATTATAAAAAATCCTTTTCCGCTTCCAAACAAATCAAAAATTTTATTAAAAAAATCAAAAACCACAATTTCTATTGCACTTGATGGTTCCTTTAATTTCTATTATCGTGATAATTTAGAAGCACTAAGACGTGAAGGTGCAGATCTAAAGTTTTTTAGTCCAATACATGATGAAAGACCTCCAAAATCTGATGGTATTTACATTGGTGGTGGATTTCCTGAAATTCTTGGTAATATACTTGAAAAAAATCATTCTATGAAAAAAACAATAAAAAAAGTATCCGAAGAAAATATTCCCATTTATGCAGAATGTGGTGGATTGATGTATCTTACAAAATCTATTGATTATGGGAATAAAAAATATAAAATGATTGGTTTGTTTGACGCAGAAACAAAAATGACTAAAAAAATGAAATTAAATTATACCAAAGGTAAAATTATCTCAAAAAATAATATTTCAGATAAATTTCATAATCTACGAGGACATGAATTTCACTATTCTGAATTAACTTCTATATCTTCTGACTCTAAATTTGCGTATGAATTAGATATTGGTGATGGAATTAAAAACCACAAAGACGGTATAATTCAATATAATACATTAGCATCATATGGACATCTTTATTTTGATAGTTCTAATTATGCCAAAATTTTTGTAAATAATTGTATTAAAAATTCAAGAAGATGA
- a CDS encoding precorrin-8X methylmutase: protein MQTKRGQSIEDASMQMIDDEIGTHHYNEKEWPIVRRIIHSTADFDFAGDNKVIFHKDAIQSGMTALKNGCSIVVDVNGVIGGLNKQNPKDFQNKIICNISDPKIMEIAKKENKTRSQISMRTALSDIDGGIVAIGNAPTALMEVINMVKEGIVKPALIIGIPVGFICASESKEELSRLENTPFITNKGRKGGSSSASAIINALYKLVRVESSS from the coding sequence ATGCAAACTAAAAGAGGTCAATCTATTGAAGATGCAAGTATGCAGATGATTGATGATGAAATTGGTACTCATCATTATAATGAAAAAGAATGGCCTATTGTTAGAAGAATAATTCATTCAACTGCAGACTTTGATTTTGCAGGAGATAATAAAGTAATATTTCATAAAGATGCAATTCAAAGTGGGATGACGGCCTTAAAGAATGGATGTAGTATCGTAGTTGATGTAAATGGTGTTATTGGTGGTTTGAATAAGCAAAATCCAAAGGACTTTCAAAATAAAATAATTTGTAATATTTCAGATCCAAAAATAATGGAGATAGCAAAAAAAGAAAATAAGACTAGATCTCAAATATCAATGAGAACAGCACTATCAGATATTGATGGGGGGATAGTTGCTATTGGCAATGCCCCTACTGCTCTTATGGAGGTAATTAATATGGTAAAAGAAGGTATTGTAAAACCAGCATTAATCATTGGAATTCCAGTAGGTTTCATTTGTGCCTCAGAATCAAAAGAAGAACTAAGCAGATTAGAAAACACCCCATTTATTACAAACAAAGGAAGAAAAGGAGGTAGTTCTTCAGCATCTGCAATAATTAATGCACTCTACAAGCTTGTAAGAGTAGAATCATCTTCTTGA
- a CDS encoding CbiX/SirB N-terminal domain-containing protein — protein sequence MKRGFLLIDRGSREREASEELEVICNAVKVKGNYVFTEYCFLEVEPPYIEDGIAKCLKQDIDHLTIVPYFLYPGKKVKNAVTDVMKFQKDTKVKFVVTKPMSMHKTLINLVENRISSTIQENNITVPKKNVDVLIIGHGSKDPNAQMSMDYVVDGLKANYRNVSRCWLEIEQPDIVEGIKNCEKNNPEVLIIVFYFLHEGAHVKTDINNDLLPALKNSNIKNTYITKHLGTDEKMIDLILERAKEVENAN from the coding sequence TTGAAACGTGGATTTTTACTAATTGATAGAGGTAGTAGAGAAAGAGAGGCATCTGAAGAATTAGAAGTAATTTGCAATGCTGTTAAAGTAAAAGGGAATTATGTTTTTACAGAATATTGTTTTCTTGAAGTAGAACCGCCATACATTGAAGACGGTATTGCAAAATGTCTAAAACAAGATATTGATCATTTAACAATAGTCCCATATTTTCTGTATCCTGGTAAGAAAGTAAAAAATGCGGTTACAGATGTAATGAAATTTCAAAAAGATACCAAAGTAAAGTTTGTGGTCACAAAACCAATGAGTATGCATAAAACTTTGATTAATTTGGTTGAAAATAGAATATCTTCAACCATACAAGAAAATAATATTACAGTTCCAAAAAAGAATGTTGATGTATTAATTATTGGACACGGTAGTAAAGATCCTAATGCCCAAATGTCAATGGATTATGTTGTAGATGGACTAAAAGCAAATTATAGAAATGTAAGTAGATGTTGGTTAGAGATAGAACAGCCAGATATTGTGGAAGGCATTAAGAATTGTGAAAAAAATAATCCAGAGGTTCTCATAATAGTATTTTATTTCTTACATGAAGGTGCGCATGTCAAAACTGATATCAATAATGATCTTTTACCTGCACTAAAAAACTCCAATATCAAAAATACGTACATTACAAAACACTTAGGAACTGATGAAAAAATGATAGATTTGATATTAGAAAGAGCAAAAGAGGTAGAAAATGCAAACTAA
- a CDS encoding cobalamin biosynthesis protein, protein MDKVSVLAITKNGIKIGIELKKHFPNWEIFAPSKFSDSNKEIAWYSDSTSEKIVELFKNNDAIICLFSLGAVIRLIAPYLKDKKTDPAVIVIDDKTSFVISVLSGHLGGANELTQTIAQKLNATPVITTAADVNKTIAVDLVGREFGWKIEDDSTVTKISAFMVNEEKVGIFQDAGKRNWIKEFPRNVKIYQSLEEMEKSDSKGYLIISDKVLEGDFLKNSVVYRPPSLVVGIGLHWDTSKENIKEGLDLCLQKFKLSEKSISKLVSIKKPEDVKGLVDIGKEMRITVEYVNREDLAGVSTPNPSDTVKAFEGTASVSEAAAIKVSGGKLIVEKQKFPPNLTIAIARIID, encoded by the coding sequence GTGGATAAAGTTTCAGTTCTTGCAATTACCAAAAATGGGATAAAAATAGGAATAGAATTAAAAAAACATTTTCCAAATTGGGAAATTTTTGCGCCATCTAAATTTTCAGACAGCAATAAAGAGATAGCATGGTATTCAGACTCTACATCAGAAAAAATTGTTGAATTATTTAAAAACAACGATGCAATAATTTGTTTATTTTCTTTAGGTGCAGTAATTAGATTAATTGCGCCATATTTGAAAGATAAAAAAACAGATCCGGCTGTAATTGTTATTGATGATAAAACAAGTTTTGTAATTAGTGTATTGTCAGGACATTTAGGGGGAGCAAATGAATTAACTCAAACAATTGCTCAAAAGCTTAATGCTACACCAGTAATCACTACTGCAGCCGATGTCAATAAAACAATTGCAGTTGATCTGGTAGGAAGAGAATTTGGCTGGAAGATAGAAGATGATTCTACAGTCACAAAAATTAGTGCGTTTATGGTAAATGAAGAAAAGGTTGGAATTTTTCAAGATGCAGGCAAAAGAAATTGGATAAAAGAATTTCCAAGAAATGTAAAAATTTATCAGAGTTTAGAAGAAATGGAAAAATCTGACTCTAAGGGATATCTTATAATTTCTGATAAAGTTTTAGAAGGAGATTTTCTCAAAAATTCTGTAGTTTACAGACCTCCAAGTCTTGTGGTAGGAATTGGATTACATTGGGATACATCTAAAGAAAACATCAAGGAGGGTTTGGATCTTTGTTTACAAAAATTCAAACTGAGTGAAAAATCTATTTCAAAATTAGTTTCAATTAAAAAACCTGAAGATGTTAAGGGACTAGTTGATATTGGAAAAGAAATGAGGATTACTGTGGAATATGTTAACAGAGAAGATTTAGCAGGTGTATCTACACCTAATCCTTCTGATACTGTCAAAGCATTTGAAGGAACAGCTAGTGTTTCAGAGGCTGCAGCTATAAAAGTGTCTGGAGGTAAATTAATTGTTGAAAAACAGAAATTTCCCCCAAATTTGACTATAGCCATAGCGAGGATAATAGATTGA
- a CDS encoding cobalt-precorrin-5B (C(1))-methyltransferase, giving the protein MISVEEIKKENLRTGYTTGTSATAAAKAGLLSIINQSKIESVDVKLPKGSFIKIQIHQCQFDKNKSTCSVIKDGGDDPDVTHGAEIVVELSLTEKFNDIDIDGGEGVGIVTKPGLGLELNKAAINPVPKKMIKENLKEILDKQHLKTGVKIIISVPKGRELGPKTDNPRIGIINGISILGTSGIVIPFSTASYAASIRQNLDVSIAMGNDIVVLTTGGRSEDFAKKIVDLPEHCFIQMGDFSGYTIQQCARKNIKKAYIVGFIGKLAKMAAGVKQTHVKGSKVDMNFLAELARKCNASEKIIESIKKANTARHVSEIIIENNVKGFFDEICNETYRHMRKHSEEKVPLDVILFDFDGNILARKF; this is encoded by the coding sequence ATGATTAGCGTGGAAGAGATAAAAAAAGAAAATCTTCGAACTGGATATACTACGGGTACATCAGCAACAGCAGCAGCTAAAGCAGGATTATTATCAATTATTAATCAATCAAAAATTGAAAGTGTTGATGTTAAATTACCTAAAGGTAGTTTTATCAAAATTCAGATTCATCAATGCCAATTTGATAAAAACAAGTCAACATGTTCTGTGATTAAAGATGGAGGAGATGATCCTGATGTCACTCACGGTGCAGAAATAGTAGTTGAGTTATCATTGACTGAAAAGTTCAACGATATAGATATTGATGGTGGGGAGGGAGTCGGAATTGTAACGAAACCAGGACTTGGTCTTGAATTAAACAAAGCTGCAATTAATCCAGTACCAAAAAAAATGATTAAAGAAAATTTGAAAGAAATTTTGGATAAACAACATTTGAAAACAGGAGTCAAAATAATAATTTCTGTACCAAAAGGACGAGAGTTAGGTCCTAAAACAGATAATCCAAGAATTGGTATTATCAATGGAATTTCAATTTTAGGAACAAGTGGAATTGTAATACCGTTTTCAACTGCATCATATGCAGCTTCGATTAGACAAAATCTAGATGTATCAATTGCAATGGGTAATGACATAGTTGTTCTTACTACAGGTGGAAGAAGTGAGGATTTTGCAAAAAAAATTGTTGATTTACCAGAACATTGTTTTATACAAATGGGAGATTTTTCTGGTTACACAATACAGCAATGTGCTAGAAAAAATATCAAAAAAGCATACATTGTAGGATTTATTGGAAAATTAGCTAAAATGGCTGCAGGGGTAAAACAGACACATGTTAAAGGATCTAAAGTTGATATGAATTTCTTAGCAGAATTAGCAAGAAAATGTAATGCTAGTGAAAAGATCATTGAGAGTATTAAGAAAGCAAATACAGCCAGACATGTGTCTGAAATTATAATAGAGAACAATGTAAAAGGCTTTTTTGATGAAATATGCAATGAAACATATCGACATATGAGAAAACATTCTGAAGAAAAGGTCCCACTAGATGTGATATTATTTGATTTTGACGGAAATATTTTGGCTAGAAAGTTCTAG
- a CDS encoding NAD-dependent epimerase/dehydratase family protein: MEKDMQVVITGASGFIAKNLRKYLSDNNIKLISISRHDFNKVKNETKLITKNYDEKVIFSKLKNSDALIHLVGIGKQTIDNDYNQIHIELTKKIINLCKKSKIKKIIYLSGLGVSKNTSLGYFISKYKAEKLIIDSKLDYTIFRPSYIVGKDDYLTKYLKKQIKTGQIQIPGSGNYLIQPIYIDDVVKIIFNALTQNNFSKIILDLVGSESITFQKYIKEFSRGTNTQIKKINLETVYHEAISNPDCEFGVDDLNLLIGGFNGDYKKLKNISKIEFSSILKLLKTGSLL; this comes from the coding sequence ATGGAAAAAGACATGCAAGTTGTTATAACTGGTGCCAGTGGATTTATAGCAAAAAATCTCAGAAAATATCTATCTGATAATAATATAAAATTAATTTCAATTTCAAGACATGATTTTAACAAAGTTAAAAATGAAACAAAATTAATTACAAAAAACTATGATGAAAAAGTTATTTTTTCAAAATTAAAAAATTCAGATGCATTAATTCATTTAGTTGGAATTGGAAAACAAACAATTGATAACGATTACAATCAAATTCATATCGAACTTACAAAAAAAATAATTAATTTATGTAAAAAATCAAAAATCAAAAAAATAATTTATCTCAGTGGTTTGGGTGTTTCCAAAAACACTTCATTAGGATATTTTATTTCAAAATACAAGGCTGAGAAATTGATCATTGATTCTAAACTTGATTATACTATATTTCGACCCTCTTATATTGTTGGTAAGGATGACTATCTTACAAAATATCTTAAAAAACAAATTAAAACAGGCCAAATTCAAATTCCTGGTTCAGGTAATTATTTAATTCAACCTATCTACATAGATGATGTTGTTAAAATTATTTTTAATGCTTTGACTCAAAATAATTTTAGTAAAATAATTTTAGATCTTGTCGGTTCAGAATCAATTACTTTTCAAAAATATATTAAAGAATTTTCACGTGGAACCAATACTCAAATTAAAAAAATAAACCTTGAAACCGTTTATCATGAAGCTATTTCTAATCCTGATTGTGAATTTGGGGTAGATGATCTAAATCTGTTAATTGGTGGTTTTAATGGAGATTATAAAAAACTAAAAAATATCTCTAAAATTGAGTTTTCTTCTATACTAAAACTTCTAAAGACCGGCAGCCTTCTTTAA
- the metK gene encoding methionine adenosyltransferase — MTNNFLFTSESVTEGHPDKICDQISDAFLDEFLRQDPDSRVAIETMVTTDFVAVAGEVTSNANFDKKSQEALVRKIIREIGYDNKDLMFDTESCQVTLRLHSQSPDISQGVTATKEKEQGAGDQGLMFGYASNETKELMPMPILLAHKLTQKLAEVRKNKVLPWVRPDGKSQVSVRYENNKPTKIETIVISTQHAPEITQEQISKEIIDKVIKPVLGNLWNDQIKIHINPTGKFVIGGPHGDSGLTGRKIIVDSYGGFGRHGGGAFSGKDPSKVDRSACYMCRYIAKNIVAANLAERCEVQLAYAIGVAEPVSLYVNTFGSSKIPEKEIEELVRKNFDMKPFGIISQLDLKRPIYRKTAAYGHFGRNEPEFTWEKTDKADALKKAAGL, encoded by the coding sequence ATGACTAATAATTTTCTATTTACATCAGAATCAGTTACTGAAGGTCATCCTGATAAAATATGTGATCAAATTTCAGATGCATTTTTAGATGAATTTCTCAGACAAGACCCTGATTCTAGAGTAGCAATTGAAACAATGGTCACCACAGATTTTGTTGCTGTTGCAGGAGAAGTAACCTCAAATGCTAATTTTGATAAGAAATCTCAAGAGGCCTTAGTCAGAAAAATAATCAGAGAAATAGGATATGATAATAAAGATTTGATGTTTGATACTGAATCTTGTCAAGTTACATTAAGACTTCATTCTCAAAGTCCAGATATTAGTCAAGGTGTAACTGCAACTAAAGAAAAAGAGCAAGGAGCAGGTGATCAAGGATTGATGTTTGGCTATGCTTCCAATGAAACAAAAGAACTAATGCCAATGCCAATATTACTTGCACACAAATTAACACAAAAACTTGCCGAAGTTAGAAAAAACAAAGTTTTACCATGGGTTAGACCCGACGGTAAATCACAAGTTTCTGTTAGATATGAAAATAACAAACCAACAAAAATTGAAACAATAGTTATTTCAACTCAACATGCACCTGAAATAACACAAGAACAGATATCAAAAGAAATTATAGATAAAGTAATCAAGCCAGTTTTAGGAAATCTTTGGAATGATCAAATCAAAATTCATATTAATCCTACAGGGAAATTTGTAATTGGAGGTCCACATGGAGATTCTGGACTTACAGGACGAAAAATAATTGTAGATAGTTATGGTGGATTTGGAAGACATGGTGGTGGAGCTTTTTCTGGAAAAGATCCTTCAAAAGTAGATAGATCAGCGTGTTATATGTGCAGATACATTGCAAAAAATATTGTTGCAGCGAATCTTGCTGAAAGATGTGAAGTGCAATTAGCTTATGCCATAGGAGTTGCCGAACCAGTTTCACTATATGTTAATACATTTGGCTCCAGTAAAATTCCAGAAAAAGAAATTGAAGAATTGGTTAGAAAGAATTTTGATATGAAACCATTTGGAATTATTTCACAATTAGATTTGAAAAGGCCAATCTATAGAAAGACAGCTGCATATGGACATTTTGGTAGAAATGAGCCTGAATTTACTTGGGAAAAAACAGATAAGGCAGACGCATTAAAGAAGGCTGCCGGTCTTTAG
- a CDS encoding U6 snRNA-associated Sm-like protein LSm6, with protein MSQTSSAKRPLTTLQKSTKKKVTVRLKNEVEYKGKMDNVDSYMNLIMTDAEEFHDGKVIANYGRVIVRGNNVLFIKLENEL; from the coding sequence GTGTCACAAACTAGTAGTGCAAAAAGGCCATTAACAACTCTTCAAAAAAGTACTAAGAAGAAAGTTACTGTAAGGCTGAAAAATGAAGTTGAATACAAAGGAAAAATGGATAATGTTGATTCATACATGAATTTAATCATGACTGATGCAGAAGAATTCCACGACGGTAAAGTAATTGCAAATTATGGCAGAGTAATTGTGAGAGGCAATAATGTACTGTTTATCAAACTAGAAAACGAACTCTAG
- a CDS encoding ATPase domain-containing protein → MISTGLQKLDDFLSGGIPKGVITDIYGGSGTGKTQLLFQICINAIKNGGNVLYQDTTGSFRPERILEIQKQQNLTFDILEKITVSRITNTSEQLKSIDVMNNSNFSLIVIDNITDLFSYEYSKDDTIFEKNSIFFKYIHNLSLVAINKKIPIIITNMIRNIEGIDMENMRTAIDPLTHIKIKLTKISSKFYGEIKWLLHQTQFSYKILPAGISDYPEDI, encoded by the coding sequence ATGATCTCTACAGGATTACAAAAATTAGACGATTTTTTATCTGGTGGAATACCTAAGGGTGTAATTACTGACATTTATGGGGGAAGTGGAACTGGTAAAACTCAACTATTATTTCAAATCTGCATTAATGCAATAAAAAATGGAGGTAATGTTCTTTATCAAGATACAACAGGTAGTTTCAGACCTGAACGAATTCTTGAAATTCAGAAACAACAAAATTTAACATTTGATATTCTTGAAAAAATAACAGTTTCAAGAATTACTAATACCTCTGAACAGCTCAAATCCATTGATGTAATGAATAACTCAAACTTTTCTCTAATTGTAATTGATAATATCACTGATTTGTTTTCATATGAATATTCAAAAGATGATACAATCTTTGAAAAAAATTCTATATTTTTCAAATATATCCATAATCTATCACTTGTTGCAATCAATAAGAAAATTCCTATTATTATTACTAATATGATTAGAAACATAGAAGGTATAGATATGGAAAATATGAGAACTGCTATTGATCCGCTTACACATATTAAAATAAAACTCACAAAAATATCTTCAAAATTTTATGGAGAGATTAAATGGCTTCTTCATCAGACCCAATTTTCTTATAAGATTCTTCCTGCAGGTATATCTGATTATCCTGAAGATATTTAA